A section of the Streptococcus oriscaviae genome encodes:
- a CDS encoding YdcF family protein — MEILLVLCMLSWGSFLFLYLLERRSLLISLLALNALFFTGLFVLSTGIFEKSEIARILIFGLAIPLLLALFSGPFVFLVALYYNGFQLLKREGFRLTNVLSLGLAIAVTLYWFVFPFVLQSLSSNNLFNLIFVYIGALISYLFGVSLLYTLSSFINFVNLFPKKLEYVVVLGAGLNKDKVTPLLASRIDKGIAVYKKHSGSKLILSGGQGHDELISEAQAMANYAQEQGVVAEDILLENQSANTEQNLKFSVALMKQNSRFAIVTNYYHLYRALLLARKLKLKCIGYGAKTKFYFSLNVFIREFVGYLVMSRKIHLWLLGSFTLICLLGLLIQFLF, encoded by the coding sequence ATGGAAATCCTCCTTGTGCTTTGCATGTTGTCTTGGGGGAGTTTTCTTTTTCTATACTTGCTAGAACGTCGTAGTCTGCTTATTTCCTTATTGGCTCTCAATGCTTTATTCTTTACCGGTCTTTTTGTCTTATCGACGGGTATATTTGAAAAGAGTGAGATTGCTCGAATACTGATATTTGGCTTGGCCATTCCCCTCTTATTGGCACTTTTTTCAGGTCCTTTTGTGTTCTTAGTTGCCCTTTATTACAATGGCTTTCAGCTGTTGAAGCGCGAGGGATTCCGTTTGACCAACGTGCTGTCCTTAGGTCTGGCAATCGCAGTCACCCTTTACTGGTTTGTCTTTCCTTTTGTGCTTCAATCCTTATCTAGCAACAACTTATTCAACCTGATTTTTGTCTACATTGGCGCTTTAATCTCTTACTTATTTGGCGTTAGTCTTCTGTATACCTTGTCGAGTTTTATTAACTTTGTTAATCTATTCCCAAAAAAATTAGAGTATGTTGTGGTTTTGGGAGCAGGTCTAAATAAGGATAAGGTCACTCCGCTCTTGGCTTCGCGGATTGATAAGGGAATTGCTGTTTACAAGAAACACTCTGGCAGCAAGCTGATACTGTCTGGCGGTCAAGGGCATGATGAGCTTATTTCGGAAGCTCAGGCAATGGCAAACTATGCTCAAGAACAAGGAGTGGTAGCAGAAGATATTCTGCTGGAGAATCAATCTGCCAATACAGAACAAAATCTCAAATTTTCTGTTGCCTTGATGAAGCAAAATAGTCGCTTTGCTATTGTCACCAATTACTATCATCTCTATCGCGCCTTATTGCTGGCTCGTAAGTTAAAACTGAAGTGTATCGGTTACGGGGCAAAAACAAAATTTTATTTTAGCCTAAATGTCTTTATACGCGAATTTGTGGGCTATTTGGTCATGTCTAGGAAAATCCACCTTTGGTTACTAGGGAGCTTTACGCTCATTTGCCTTTTGGGCTTACTGATCCAATTCCTCTTTTAG
- a CDS encoding ribonuclease HII: MATIKEVKAQLALIDSLDSPVWAQLAKDERSGVQTAIQKRQKELEKEAAEDARLKAMLSYEKALYEKGLDWIAGIDEVGRGPLAGPVVAAAVILPKGCKIRYLNDSKKIPKTKHEAIYQEVMQQAVAVGIGIKDAQIIDQVNIYEATKLAMLEALGKLNPAPHHLLIDAMKLDTPIPQQSIIKGDANSLSIAAASIVAKVTRDRLMADYDQTYPGYGFSKNAGYGTAEHLEGLKQQGVTPIHRKTFEPIRSMVERRSQ; the protein is encoded by the coding sequence ATGGCGACGATTAAGGAAGTAAAAGCGCAGCTAGCGCTGATAGACAGCCTAGATAGTCCTGTCTGGGCTCAGTTGGCAAAAGATGAGCGTTCAGGCGTTCAGACTGCTATTCAAAAACGCCAAAAGGAGCTGGAAAAAGAAGCGGCTGAAGATGCCCGTTTGAAAGCTATGCTTTCCTATGAAAAAGCCCTTTATGAAAAAGGTTTGGACTGGATAGCCGGTATCGACGAAGTGGGCCGAGGGCCACTAGCAGGCCCAGTGGTGGCAGCAGCAGTCATTCTGCCAAAGGGCTGCAAAATCCGCTACCTCAACGACTCCAAAAAAATCCCCAAAACCAAGCATGAAGCCATCTATCAAGAGGTTATGCAACAAGCAGTGGCAGTGGGTATCGGTATAAAAGACGCACAGATTATCGACCAAGTGAACATTTATGAAGCGACCAAACTAGCCATGTTGGAGGCCTTGGGTAAGCTAAACCCAGCCCCTCATCACCTCCTGATCGATGCCATGAAGCTGGACACACCCATCCCTCAGCAATCCATCATCAAGGGCGATGCCAATTCCTTATCCATCGCAGCGGCTTCCATTGTGGCCAAGGTGACAAGGGATAGGCTGATGGCCGACTACGACCAAACCTATCCAGGCTATGGCTTTTCCAAAAATGCAGGATATGGCACCGCAGAGCATCTGGAAGGACTGAAACAACAGGGGGTTACCCCCATTCATAGAAAGACCTTTGAGCCGATTCGATCAATGGTAGAAAGGAGAAGTCAGTGA
- the ylqF gene encoding ribosome biogenesis GTPase YlqF — protein MATIQWFPGHMSKARRQVQENLKHVDFVTILVDARLPLSSQNPMLNKIVGDKPKLMILNKVDLADPTRTKEWQSYFEGQGIKTLAINSKEQATVKKVTDAAKSLMKDKVERLRQRGIQKETLRTMIIGIPNAGKSTLMNRLAGKKIAVVGNKPGVTKGQQWLKTNKDLEILDTPGILWPKFEDQEVGLKLALTGAIKDQLLPMDEVTIFGLDYFKANYPERLLERFNGMDLDQETPELIMTWTQKLGFRDDYDRFYQLFVKDVRDGRLGTYTLDKVSDLNGDD, from the coding sequence ATGGCAACTATTCAATGGTTTCCGGGCCATATGTCCAAGGCTCGCCGTCAGGTCCAGGAAAATCTCAAGCATGTTGATTTCGTGACCATTCTGGTCGATGCTCGCCTGCCCCTGTCCAGTCAAAACCCCATGCTCAATAAGATTGTAGGTGACAAGCCCAAACTCATGATTCTCAATAAGGTTGATTTGGCCGACCCTACCCGTACTAAGGAATGGCAGAGCTACTTTGAAGGACAGGGCATTAAAACCCTAGCCATCAATTCAAAAGAGCAAGCGACGGTGAAAAAGGTGACCGACGCAGCCAAAAGCCTCATGAAAGACAAGGTTGAACGCCTCCGCCAAAGAGGCATTCAAAAAGAAACCCTGCGAACCATGATTATCGGGATTCCAAATGCCGGAAAATCCACCCTCATGAACCGACTGGCAGGCAAGAAAATCGCTGTCGTCGGCAACAAACCAGGTGTCACCAAGGGCCAGCAATGGCTCAAAACCAACAAGGATTTGGAAATCTTGGATACACCAGGGATCCTTTGGCCTAAGTTTGAAGACCAAGAGGTCGGCCTCAAATTGGCTCTGACAGGTGCCATCAAGGACCAGCTCCTGCCCATGGATGAAGTCACTATATTTGGCTTGGACTATTTTAAGGCTAACTATCCAGAACGCTTGCTGGAGCGTTTTAATGGCATGGACTTGGATCAGGAAACACCTGAACTCATTATGACCTGGACACAAAAACTAGGCTTCCGTGATGATTATGACCGTTTTTACCAACTCTTTGTCAAAGATGTTCGAGACGGACGCTTGGGTACTTACACATTAGACAAGGTGAGTGATTTGAATGGCGACGATTAA
- a CDS encoding LysR family transcriptional regulator, with amino-acid sequence MAVKETSALVWKGVTMINLQLLEQLVTVAQEGTLSKAAQVLLMSQPSLTRNMQSLEEDLGVQLFERRRNRLVLTETGHYTVQEAQLLLAKSQEFVEGVQNFYQHQISLFAGICAPAAEWELKNRLMERDQKN; translated from the coding sequence ATGGCAGTAAAAGAAACGTCTGCTTTGGTATGGAAAGGAGTTACCATGATCAATCTCCAGCTCCTTGAGCAACTTGTGACAGTTGCTCAGGAAGGAACCCTCTCAAAAGCTGCACAGGTCTTGCTGATGTCGCAGCCCTCACTGACGCGGAATATGCAAAGTCTGGAAGAAGATTTGGGGGTTCAGCTCTTCGAACGAAGAAGAAATCGCTTAGTTCTGACAGAAACAGGTCACTATACGGTTCAAGAGGCCCAACTCCTTCTTGCAAAAAGTCAGGAATTTGTGGAAGGTGTGCAGAATTTTTACCAACACCAAATCAGTCTTTTTGCTGGCATCTGTGCCCCCGCTGCCGAGTGGGAGTTGAAAAATCGTCTGATGGAAAGAGACCAAAAAAACTAG
- a CDS encoding LysR substrate-binding domain-containing protein — protein sequence MLTGEFHLVVTDHPIDEEGIVTAGLFIEQLYLSIHPSHPLAAKDEIELKDLANLTMLIRSDLGIWQSLVETLSQTRFIVQKDWETFEELIQASNLPCFSTNISQDLSENSQGRVHIPIRDPEATKSFYLSVLEKNRQLLSLFGCK from the coding sequence TTGCTGACGGGAGAATTTCATCTGGTTGTGACAGATCATCCAATCGATGAAGAGGGTATTGTGACAGCTGGCCTCTTTATAGAGCAGCTCTATCTCTCCATCCATCCCAGCCACCCCCTTGCAGCTAAGGACGAGATTGAATTGAAGGACTTGGCTAATTTGACCATGCTGATTCGCTCTGACTTGGGCATCTGGCAGTCCTTGGTTGAGACATTGAGTCAGACTAGATTTATCGTTCAAAAGGACTGGGAGACCTTTGAAGAACTGATTCAGGCCTCCAACCTGCCCTGCTTTTCAACCAACATTAGTCAAGACCTCTCAGAAAATAGTCAAGGCCGAGTCCATATTCCCATCAGGGATCCAGAAGCCACCAAAAGCTTCTATCTCTCCGTCCTTGAAAAAAACAGGCAGCTTCTCTCCCTCTTTGGTTGCAAGTAA
- a CDS encoding aldo/keto reductase, translating to MHYTRLNNGVEMPMVGFGVFQIPDQDQCQKVVEEALRIGYRLIDTAQVYGNEEAVGRAVKASGIPREELFITTKLWISDYSYEGAKAAFAESLKKLDMDYVDLYLLHQPVGDVFGAWRALEELYQEGKIRAIGISNFMPEQVANLALFNQVVPAVNQVELHVFHQKEDQQAYLASKGIQLESWAGLAAGQFNVFTNPILLEIAEKYNKKTSQVMLRWQLQRGIVSLSKSATPSRIAENFDIFDFELSPEDMAQIATLNSNTTLFDDYHSPSSVETLAGFLGKSF from the coding sequence ATGCACTATACAAGATTAAACAATGGCGTTGAGATGCCTATGGTGGGCTTTGGAGTCTTTCAGATTCCCGACCAAGACCAATGTCAAAAAGTAGTAGAAGAAGCCCTGCGCATTGGCTATCGCCTGATTGATACAGCCCAGGTCTATGGAAACGAAGAAGCAGTTGGTCGAGCCGTGAAGGCTTCTGGCATTCCTCGTGAGGAATTGTTCATCACCACTAAACTCTGGATTTCAGATTATAGTTACGAGGGAGCCAAGGCCGCCTTTGCAGAATCCTTGAAAAAACTAGATATGGACTATGTGGACCTCTACCTCCTGCACCAGCCAGTTGGCGATGTCTTTGGCGCATGGCGGGCATTGGAGGAACTTTATCAAGAAGGAAAAATCCGTGCCATCGGTATTTCCAATTTCATGCCGGAACAGGTGGCCAATCTAGCCCTCTTTAACCAAGTCGTTCCAGCGGTCAATCAAGTGGAACTCCATGTCTTCCATCAAAAGGAAGACCAGCAAGCCTACCTCGCTTCCAAGGGTATCCAGCTGGAAAGCTGGGCAGGCTTGGCAGCAGGCCAATTCAATGTCTTCACCAATCCGATTTTGCTGGAGATTGCAGAGAAATACAATAAAAAGACCAGTCAGGTCATGTTACGTTGGCAGCTGCAACGAGGCATCGTTTCCCTGTCCAAATCAGCTACCCCATCACGGATTGCTGAGAATTTCGATATCTTTGATTTTGAATTGTCACCAGAAGATATGGCACAAATTGCCACGCTCAACTCCAACACCACCCTTTTTGATGACTACCATTCACCATCATCGGTTGAAACTCTGGCAGGATTTTTAGGAAAAAGCTTTTAA
- a CDS encoding aldo/keto reductase, whose translation MQEITLNNGVTIPILGFGVFQIPAAETKQAVLDAISAGYRHFDTAQAYANEREVGQAIAESGLPREEFFITSKVWLDNYGYEKARQSVLDSLEKMGLDYLDLMLLHQPFSDYYGAYRALEDLYREGKLRAIGVSNFYPDRLSDLAAFTEITPQVNQVETHPFNQQIFAQENMIKNKVQIESWATFAEGRNGIFTNPVLEEIGRKYGKSTAQVMVRWQVQRGIVCLTKTVKPERMRENLDVFDFELSDEDMKAIAGLDTKTSLFFNHQDASTVDLFVNLIQQRRGKL comes from the coding sequence ATGCAAGAAATCACCTTAAATAACGGCGTTACCATCCCCATTTTAGGCTTCGGTGTCTTCCAAATCCCTGCTGCAGAAACCAAACAGGCTGTACTGGATGCCATTTCGGCGGGTTACCGCCATTTTGACACCGCTCAGGCCTATGCCAATGAAAGGGAGGTTGGTCAGGCCATCGCCGAATCTGGACTTCCACGGGAAGAATTTTTCATCACCAGCAAGGTTTGGCTGGATAATTATGGCTATGAGAAGGCTCGCCAGTCTGTCCTTGATTCATTGGAAAAAATGGGGCTGGACTACCTAGATCTGATGCTCTTGCACCAGCCATTCTCAGACTACTACGGGGCCTATCGGGCCTTGGAGGACCTGTATCGGGAGGGCAAACTTCGGGCTATCGGGGTCAGCAATTTCTATCCAGATCGTCTCAGTGATTTGGCTGCCTTTACTGAGATTACACCTCAGGTTAACCAGGTTGAAACCCATCCCTTTAACCAGCAAATCTTTGCTCAGGAAAACATGATAAAAAATAAGGTTCAGATTGAATCCTGGGCGACCTTTGCAGAAGGACGCAATGGCATTTTCACCAATCCAGTTCTGGAGGAAATCGGCCGTAAGTATGGAAAAAGTACAGCTCAGGTTATGGTTCGCTGGCAGGTTCAAAGAGGCATTGTCTGCCTGACCAAAACGGTCAAACCAGAACGGATGAGGGAAAATCTGGATGTCTTTGACTTTGAACTGTCAGATGAAGATATGAAGGCCATCGCTGGCCTCGACACCAAAACCAGCCTCTTCTTTAACCATCAGGATGCTTCGACCGTCGATCTCTTTGTCAACCTCATCCAGCAAAGACGGGGTAAATTATAA
- a CDS encoding aldo/keto reductase, whose amino-acid sequence MEYTKLGQTGLEVSKLCLGCMSFSDPNRGFHAGWVLDEEASRKIIKKALDAGINFFDTANIYGYGSSEEILGQALKDFTNREEVVIATKLFFGDGSGSGRNTTKLSRKAIFAQVEASLKRLQTDYIDILYIHRWDYDTPIEETMAALNDLVRAGKVLYLGASAMYTWQFQKAQYIAEKKGWTKFSVMQNHYNLLYREDEREMIPFCKDSGVGLAPYSPLAAGRVVRDWSAETARSQTDEVAKSKYDATEAEDRLIVERVAQLAEKHGKSRAQVALAWLWQKGIDAPIVGVTKEKYLDDFVGAFGFELSAEDVAFLDELYRPHAIVGAL is encoded by the coding sequence ATGGAATATACAAAATTAGGTCAAACTGGGTTGGAAGTATCCAAATTATGCCTGGGCTGCATGAGTTTTTCAGACCCCAATCGGGGCTTTCATGCTGGATGGGTATTGGATGAAGAGGCAAGCAGAAAGATTATTAAAAAGGCACTGGACGCGGGCATCAACTTCTTTGACACAGCCAACATCTATGGCTATGGTTCAAGTGAGGAAATTTTGGGCCAGGCCCTAAAGGATTTTACCAATCGGGAAGAAGTGGTGATTGCGACCAAGCTCTTCTTTGGTGATGGTTCTGGGTCAGGCCGTAATACGACCAAGTTGTCTCGTAAGGCTATTTTTGCCCAAGTGGAGGCTAGCCTCAAACGCTTGCAGACGGATTATATCGATATTCTTTACATCCATCGTTGGGATTATGATACCCCGATTGAAGAAACCATGGCGGCGCTCAATGATCTGGTTCGTGCAGGAAAGGTGCTCTATCTGGGTGCATCTGCCATGTATACTTGGCAGTTCCAAAAGGCCCAATACATTGCTGAAAAGAAGGGCTGGACCAAGTTCTCTGTCATGCAAAATCATTATAATCTTCTGTACCGTGAAGACGAAAGGGAGATGATACCTTTCTGTAAGGATTCTGGAGTTGGTTTGGCACCGTACAGCCCACTGGCAGCAGGTCGGGTGGTTCGGGACTGGTCAGCAGAGACTGCCCGTAGCCAGACGGACGAAGTAGCCAAATCCAAGTACGATGCAACAGAAGCTGAGGATCGCTTGATTGTGGAGCGGGTCGCTCAGCTGGCGGAAAAACACGGCAAATCGCGTGCCCAGGTGGCCCTGGCCTGGTTGTGGCAAAAGGGCATTGATGCGCCTATTGTCGGTGTGACCAAGGAAAAATACCTGGATGACTTTGTTGGGGCCTTTGGCTTTGAATTGTCTGCTGAGGACGTGGCCTTCCTTGATGAATTGTACCGCCCTCATGCCATTGTTGGTGCCCTATAA
- a CDS encoding nuclear transport factor 2 family protein, whose translation MVHIVENLSEKIWQAKLANALEPVKELIADKAHFVHMGITLDKEGELEAFHSRKFIYQDVQVLDEVLEGFGQTAVLYKKLVLRAVVKGTPVENPFVVTEIFSNTEQGWQLVTECYTRIATELVDYRFL comes from the coding sequence ATGGTTCACATTGTAGAAAACCTATCTGAGAAGATTTGGCAGGCCAAGCTAGCAAATGCATTAGAACCTGTGAAGGAGCTGATTGCAGATAAGGCCCACTTTGTTCACATGGGGATTACCCTGGATAAGGAGGGAGAGTTGGAGGCATTTCATAGCCGAAAATTCATCTACCAGGATGTCCAAGTTTTGGATGAAGTTTTGGAGGGTTTTGGGCAGACAGCCGTGCTCTACAAGAAATTGGTCTTAAGGGCAGTGGTCAAGGGTACTCCAGTTGAGAACCCCTTTGTTGTCACAGAAATTTTTTCAAATACAGAGCAAGGTTGGCAGCTGGTTACAGAATGCTACACACGAATCGCTACTGAGCTGGTAGATTATCGCTTTTTATAG
- a CDS encoding O-acetylhomoserine aminocarboxypropyltransferase/cysteine synthase family protein: MTREFHFETLQLHAGQEVDSASKSRAVPIYQTTSYVFDDAQEAEDLFALRKLGNIYTRINNPTVATFENRIAALEGGIGALATASGMAAITYTILALAHAGDHIVAATTLYGGTFNLFKETLPRYGITTSFVDIDDFEAVEAAIQDNTKLVFIETLGNPVINIPDLERLAEIAHRNAIPLVADNTFATPYLINVFSHGVDIAVHSATKFIGGHGTTIGGVIVDSGKFDWAASGKFPQFVKEDPSYHNISYTRDLGAAAFIVAVRVQLLRDTGAALSPFNAFLLLQGLETLSLRVERHVENTKKVVDFLLNHPQVEQVNYPALANSPYKALADKYLPKGVGSIFSFHVKGGAKEACQVIDRLEIFSNLANVADAKSLVIHPATTTHSQLAEADQLAAGVGPNQIRLSIGLENADDLIEDLRIALDSLTS; encoded by the coding sequence ATGACCAGAGAATTTCATTTCGAGACCTTACAGCTTCATGCAGGACAGGAAGTCGATTCTGCTTCAAAATCACGTGCTGTCCCTATTTATCAAACAACCTCGTATGTCTTTGATGATGCTCAGGAGGCAGAAGATCTATTTGCCCTTCGTAAGTTAGGTAATATCTATACCCGCATCAACAACCCAACCGTTGCGACTTTCGAGAATCGTATAGCAGCCCTAGAAGGTGGCATCGGTGCTCTTGCGACTGCATCAGGTATGGCAGCCATCACTTACACCATTTTAGCGCTTGCTCATGCTGGTGACCATATTGTCGCTGCAACAACCCTCTACGGCGGAACCTTCAATCTTTTCAAAGAAACCCTTCCCCGCTATGGCATCACCACAAGTTTTGTGGATATTGATGACTTTGAGGCCGTTGAAGCAGCTATTCAGGACAATACCAAGTTGGTCTTTATTGAAACTCTGGGAAATCCTGTGATTAACATCCCAGATCTTGAGCGTCTGGCAGAGATTGCCCATCGCAATGCTATCCCATTGGTAGCCGACAATACCTTTGCGACACCTTACTTAATCAATGTTTTCTCACACGGTGTTGACATTGCTGTGCATTCAGCTACCAAATTTATTGGCGGTCATGGAACAACGATTGGCGGTGTCATTGTAGACAGCGGAAAATTTGACTGGGCAGCGTCTGGTAAATTTCCTCAGTTTGTTAAAGAAGACCCAAGCTATCACAATATCAGTTATACTCGTGACCTTGGAGCGGCAGCCTTTATCGTTGCTGTTCGTGTCCAACTCTTACGAGATACTGGTGCGGCTCTTTCTCCCTTCAATGCCTTCTTGCTTTTACAAGGGCTTGAAACCCTTTCTTTACGAGTGGAGCGCCATGTGGAAAATACCAAGAAGGTGGTTGATTTTCTATTGAACCACCCTCAAGTTGAACAGGTAAACTACCCTGCTTTGGCTAACAGTCCTTATAAGGCTTTAGCAGATAAGTATTTGCCAAAAGGGGTAGGCTCTATCTTTAGTTTCCACGTGAAGGGCGGGGCAAAAGAAGCCTGCCAAGTGATTGATAGGCTTGAGATTTTCTCTAACCTTGCCAATGTTGCTGATGCCAAATCCCTTGTCATCCATCCGGCAACAACAACTCATTCTCAGTTGGCAGAAGCAGACCAACTGGCAGCCGGTGTCGGGCCAAACCAAATCCGCCTCTCTATCGGCCTTGAAAATGCGGATGATTTGATTGAGGATCTTCGGATTGCTCTTGATAGTCTAACTTCGTAA
- a CDS encoding YhdH/YhfP family quinone oxidoreductase yields the protein MTQFTAMVVESVEDQIVFGPKQISLDDLDKGDVLIKVVYSSVNYKDMLAVQKNAGVIRNYPMIPGIDLAGIVVSSEAEEFSVGQEVIVTGYEMGMSHTGGFAEYARLPHDWVVPLPEGLSMKEAMMLGTAGLTAGLSVLALEEAGMAVQNAPRILVTGASGGVGSVALAILKAAGYPNITALTRKDNQDPLVTRLGASHIIKPEQVFLKENPLLLKGVYDYVLDTVGGDVAAHLIPQIDYDGAISLCGNAAGIKLTTNVLPFILRGVKALGIDSVQISHDKRCRVWEKFATDWKITDQLEVNEISLQELPDTILALKEGRHLGRTIVAIS from the coding sequence ATCACACAATTTACAGCTATGGTTGTTGAATCGGTAGAAGATCAGATTGTTTTTGGACCCAAACAAATTAGTTTGGACGATCTAGACAAGGGAGATGTTCTGATTAAGGTGGTATACAGTTCTGTCAATTACAAAGATATGCTGGCAGTCCAGAAAAATGCTGGTGTTATCCGAAACTACCCGATGATACCAGGTATTGATTTGGCAGGAATTGTTGTTTCATCTGAAGCAGAAGAGTTTTCAGTAGGTCAAGAAGTCATAGTGACCGGTTACGAGATGGGAATGTCTCATACTGGTGGCTTTGCAGAGTACGCCCGCCTTCCGCACGACTGGGTGGTTCCACTTCCAGAAGGCCTATCTATGAAAGAAGCCATGATGCTGGGTACGGCTGGTTTGACAGCAGGCTTATCTGTATTGGCTTTGGAAGAAGCAGGAATGGCTGTTCAGAATGCACCTCGTATCTTGGTAACTGGGGCAAGCGGGGGTGTCGGCAGCGTTGCCTTAGCAATACTAAAGGCGGCCGGTTATCCAAACATTACAGCTCTTACTCGCAAGGATAACCAAGATCCTTTGGTGACTAGACTAGGAGCTAGTCATATTATCAAGCCTGAACAGGTCTTCCTGAAAGAAAATCCCCTTCTTTTGAAAGGTGTCTATGATTATGTGTTGGATACAGTTGGAGGCGATGTCGCAGCCCATCTCATCCCACAGATTGACTACGATGGAGCCATCTCGCTCTGCGGAAATGCAGCGGGCATAAAGTTGACCACCAATGTACTCCCCTTCATCCTACGCGGTGTGAAAGCACTGGGAATTGATTCTGTTCAAATCAGTCACGATAAGCGCTGTCGTGTATGGGAAAAATTTGCTACTGACTGGAAGATTACCGACCAGCTAGAAGTCAATGAAATCAGTCTGCAGGAATTACCAGATACCATTTTAGCACTCAAAGAAGGCCGTCACCTCGGACGGACAATTGTTGCTATTTCTTAA
- a CDS encoding ATP cone domain-containing protein → MQVIKRSGEVVDFDPDKIYQAIIKAAQTVYVIDDTWRKNLAQVTKKVVLDLEEAHTERPTISMVQSQVEHRLLDAGYITIAEHYISYRLQRDLERNGYGDRINVHLRFEQVR, encoded by the coding sequence ATGCAAGTCATTAAACGTAGTGGAGAAGTTGTTGACTTTGATCCAGATAAGATTTATCAGGCCATCATTAAAGCTGCTCAGACTGTCTATGTGATTGATGATACCTGGCGCAAGAACTTGGCTCAAGTAACCAAGAAAGTTGTCCTAGACTTGGAAGAAGCTCACACAGAGCGTCCAACCATTAGTATGGTCCAATCACAAGTTGAGCATCGCCTTCTTGACGCAGGCTATATTACGATTGCTGAACATTACATTTCCTACCGTCTGCAACGCGATTTGGAGCGCAATGGTTATGGCGATCGTATCAATGTTCACCTTCGTTTTGAACAAGTTCGTTAA